In a genomic window of Sporosarcina trichiuri:
- a CDS encoding CAP domain-containing protein, with protein MNRIWKVALLLVVVLAFFYFWDDGFKENDPLESPVKPGTAISGGEGLQQQEEGSMAKRPDRGISTFVGKPASELLEAFGNPERKDLSAFGFEWWIYPSDPMVMAGVSDNVVNQIYSGDREADVYPYSNGQSSEDIYRSSLIESELAVGEGDNQYTFVLNGEDIKNKMLIQYDGLFAQLYIDETQGELEAVRFVEPMTLVKQQPYDLFYKGEMVDVKKPSSEDQFAVDRALERQILDITNLYRGNHGLNKLKKDYRLQVVAREHSKEMALENYFSQDSPTSGTLANRLKLADIEVKKAGENIALNYTDAIEAVHGWLNSPAHRDVLLDEDFTHIGTGAYGNYYTQNLVQEIEKPAP; from the coding sequence GTGAATCGGATCTGGAAAGTGGCACTGCTGTTAGTTGTGGTCCTGGCGTTCTTCTATTTTTGGGATGACGGGTTCAAGGAGAACGATCCGCTCGAGTCCCCTGTCAAACCAGGGACTGCCATCAGCGGGGGGGAAGGGCTTCAGCAGCAGGAGGAAGGCAGCATGGCCAAACGGCCGGACCGCGGGATTTCTACATTTGTCGGTAAACCGGCATCCGAACTGCTGGAAGCGTTCGGGAATCCGGAACGGAAGGACTTGTCGGCGTTTGGCTTCGAATGGTGGATCTACCCCTCTGATCCGATGGTGATGGCTGGAGTTTCAGATAACGTGGTGAACCAGATCTACAGTGGAGACCGGGAGGCGGATGTCTATCCATACAGCAATGGGCAGAGCAGTGAGGACATTTACCGGAGCTCCCTCATAGAATCGGAATTGGCGGTCGGCGAGGGAGACAACCAATATACATTTGTCCTGAACGGTGAGGACATCAAGAATAAGATGCTGATCCAGTATGACGGCCTGTTCGCACAGCTCTATATCGACGAGACACAGGGGGAACTGGAAGCCGTGCGGTTCGTCGAGCCGATGACACTCGTGAAGCAGCAGCCGTACGACCTTTTCTATAAAGGTGAGATGGTGGACGTCAAGAAACCTTCATCGGAAGACCAGTTTGCTGTCGATCGGGCACTGGAACGGCAGATTCTCGATATTACGAATCTGTACCGGGGGAATCACGGACTGAATAAGCTGAAGAAGGACTACCGGCTGCAGGTTGTCGCCCGGGAACACAGCAAGGAAATGGCGCTGGAGAATTACTTTTCACAAGATTCGCCGACATCCGGGACACTCGCCAACCGGCTGAAGCTGGCGGACATCGAGGTGAAGAAGGCTGGGGAGAACATAGCGCTGAACTATACGGACGCCATCGAGGCCGTCCATGGCTGGCTGAATTCCCCTGCACACCGGGACGTGCTGCTGGATGAAGATTTCACCCATATCGGAACGGGTGCCTACGGCAATTACTATACACAGAATCTTGTTCAGGAAATCGAAAAACCGGCTCCCTGA
- a CDS encoding YugN family protein: protein MDFINTGLEDISVTFPIAKEVAAKYDLVLAGQWDYERVTFDKKYTVAEGIYYLRVYAITPGGDIGSNDAVLEFITPQLGKHYYPHGVEYGEDEFYPPFVVNDCKKTIAAFVKDLQAVNLK from the coding sequence ATGGACTTTATCAACACAGGTTTGGAAGACATTTCGGTCACATTTCCGATCGCTAAAGAAGTCGCGGCCAAGTATGACCTGGTTCTGGCCGGCCAGTGGGATTATGAGCGTGTGACGTTCGACAAGAAATATACAGTCGCAGAAGGGATCTACTACCTTCGCGTCTACGCTATCACACCCGGCGGCGACATCGGCAGCAATGATGCAGTTTTGGAATTCATCACACCGCAGCTTGGGAAGCATTACTATCCGCATGGCGTCGAATACGGCGAGGACGAGTTCTATCCGCCATTCGTCGTGAACGACTGCAAGAAGACGATTGCAGCGTTCGTGAAAGACCTGCAGGCTGTAAATTTGAAATAA
- the ytvI gene encoding sporulation integral membrane protein YtvI encodes MSKWLTKRTLFILLFAVIAITALVFILPVSIPLILALLTALLIDPLVKLVERRFKWKRKLAVISVFIFVVLLVAVGIYYSVTSLIGRIVQFTKDAPEYLNSLSGVWIDMQDKLLRYTSGLPSDIVKATQEQFTAALKSMQTSLLELVSYERIIALAAEIPNFLVSFIVFLIALFLFMLELPQLKRGVYNRLTNRTAEKVRYMTTRLNATVIGFLKAQLLVSFIILAAAFVGLLLIVPRYAVVMSIIIWIIDVIPILGSIIILAPWALYEFVSGDVAMGTKLAILAAVLLIIRRTVEPKVMGSQIGLSPLPTLIGMFIGLKLFGVLGFFIGPMVVILFTTAIEAGIIKLNFKI; translated from the coding sequence GTGTCGAAGTGGTTGACAAAGAGAACGTTGTTCATTTTGCTTTTTGCAGTGATCGCCATCACTGCGTTAGTTTTTATACTCCCGGTTTCCATACCGCTCATTCTGGCGCTGCTGACCGCTCTGCTGATCGACCCGCTTGTGAAACTTGTGGAGCGGAGATTCAAGTGGAAGCGGAAGCTTGCGGTCATTTCCGTTTTCATCTTCGTCGTCCTGCTTGTGGCAGTCGGGATCTACTACTCTGTCACGTCGCTGATCGGACGCATTGTCCAGTTCACGAAAGACGCACCTGAGTATCTGAACTCGCTGTCAGGCGTCTGGATCGATATGCAGGACAAACTGCTGAGGTACACATCCGGTCTTCCATCGGATATTGTGAAAGCGACACAAGAACAGTTCACGGCGGCGCTCAAGTCCATGCAGACATCGCTCCTTGAACTGGTGAGTTACGAACGGATTATCGCACTCGCAGCGGAGATCCCGAATTTCCTTGTCAGTTTCATCGTATTCCTGATCGCCCTGTTCCTATTCATGCTGGAACTGCCGCAGCTGAAACGGGGAGTGTACAACCGCCTAACAAACAGGACAGCTGAAAAAGTCAGGTACATGACAACACGGCTGAATGCCACAGTGATCGGATTCCTGAAAGCGCAGCTGCTCGTCAGCTTCATCATCCTGGCGGCAGCCTTTGTCGGCCTGCTCCTGATCGTGCCGAGATATGCAGTGGTCATGTCGATCATCATATGGATCATCGACGTCATTCCGATACTAGGCTCGATCATCATCCTGGCACCGTGGGCGCTCTATGAATTCGTCAGCGGCGATGTCGCCATGGGAACGAAGCTGGCCATTCTGGCGGCTGTCCTCCTGATCATCCGGCGGACGGTCGAGCCGAAAGTGATGGGCTCCCAGATCGGCCTGTCGCCGCTTCCGACGCTGATCGGCATGTTCATCGGCCTGAAGCTATTCGGTGTCCTCGGGTTCTTCATCGGCCCGATGGTCGTCATCCTGTTCACGACCGCGATTGAGGCGGGGATCATCAAGCTGAATTTCAAAATATAG
- a CDS encoding DUF420 domain-containing protein: MDIPFLPTLSTALIVLSGVLVIIGWVLIKKQHRQAHKNVMIAAAAAALMFLIIYLSRTVIVGNTSFGGPDSIKIYYTVFLIFHICLATFGAVLGVFSLVTGLKDNLPRHRKLGPVTSLVWVFAALTGVAVYLLLYVFYKGGETTSMIKAILGF; the protein is encoded by the coding sequence ATGGACATCCCTTTTTTACCGACGCTGAGTACCGCACTCATTGTCCTGTCGGGTGTGCTCGTCATCATCGGATGGGTTCTCATCAAGAAACAGCACAGACAGGCGCATAAGAATGTCATGATTGCTGCGGCGGCCGCGGCACTGATGTTTCTGATCATCTACTTGTCCCGGACTGTTATTGTCGGGAACACATCCTTCGGCGGTCCGGACAGCATCAAGATCTATTACACGGTCTTCCTGATCTTCCATATCTGCCTGGCAACGTTCGGTGCTGTGCTCGGTGTGTTCTCGCTGGTGACCGGGTTGAAGGATAACCTGCCCAGACACAGGAAGCTGGGCCCCGTCACAAGCCTTGTGTGGGTGTTTGCAGCACTCACGGGCGTTGCGGTCTATCTGCTGCTGTACGTCTTCTACAAAGGCGGGGAAACCACCTCTATGATCAAAGCCATCCTCGGATTCTGA